A segment of the Gossypium hirsutum isolate 1008001.06 chromosome D10, Gossypium_hirsutum_v2.1, whole genome shotgun sequence genome:
TTACCTCCTGTATGGCTTAAAATGATAATCCTGAAATTCAGAACCAAAAGTTATTGATTCTTCATCAAGTTTCTTCTTTATCCTTCTCCAAGTCCTCAACATATTAGACTGTATTAAACCCTTATACAATGTCTCAAATGTTACTTTTTGAGGAAGTAAACCCTTCTCAATCATTTCCACGAACAGTTGGCATGCATCTATCCATTTTTCCTTCTCACAAAACCCATTAACCAACAATGTATAAGAATCTAAATTAGGCCCTGGTGTACTTCCTTTAACATCATTCCATATTTCCTTAACGACGTCGATTCGATCCAGCTTCATGAACATCCCTAGTAAGATATTATATGTATGCAAACTCAAATCACATAATTTTTCTTCCTTCATCTTCCTATACAAATTCAAAGCACCATTGACATCCTTTCTCCCTCTATACTCCTTAAAGAAACAATTATAAGTTGCAGCCGTAGGGCTAATCCCATTACTCACCATCTCACCAAGCACCTTCTCCGCCTCTTCGAGTCTCCCACAGGAGCAAAGACACTTGATAACTGAAGTATAAGTAACCACACTAGGGCAAATACCTTTCTCCTTCATATACTTTAACTTATCAAGCGTTAACTCAGGCTTATGTGCTCTGCTGTATACATGTAACACGATTGAAAAGCTGGTCACGTCAGGTTCGATCCCTCGTTGGCGCATTTCATCGAACAGTTTCTCGGCATTCCTTATTGTTCTATCAAACCTTTCATCTGGATGCAAACTGGCTCTTCTACAAATCCCGTTTAACATCACGTTGTAAGTGACAACATTGGGTTCCATTCCTCTTTCTATCATCTCCTTTAAAAACCTCTCTGCCTTATCGATTCTGCCTATCTTGCACCACCCGCTTATTAAAATCGTGTACATTTTCGAATCAACACGAAACCCAGATTTCCTTTTGTTAAAATCCTCAACCGCCACCTTCACGTAGCCGTATTTACAGAGTGTATCGAGAAGGAAACAGAAGCAAAACGATTCGTTTTGACTGTCGGTGTCAGTGCCAGCAGTAACGAAACACCCAATATCATCGTAAGCGCGAATGGCTTGACGGGTAAAGCCAGCGGCGATTAAGCGACGGATTAAAATCATGAAAGTGGAGGGATCGGGAGAAACGTCGGATTGGTCCATTTCGAGGATGAGCTGCCAAACGACGTCGAATTGGCGGACCTTGCCGAGAATGTCGATGATGAGGTTGTAGGAGGATGTGGAGAGGAGAGGAGAGGGAGAAGGAGGGAGGGATTTGGAAAAGAGGAAAAAGGAGAGGGCAATTTTGGAAGAGTGTTGGAGGCGGAGGAGAGTCTGGTGGAGAAGGAAGGGGGTAAGGGAGACGCCATGGATTTGGAGGGAAGATTCCATGAAGTGGAAAGGGTTGTGGTGGGCGAGGAGGATTTGGGAAAGGGTGTCGGCTTCATTTGAGGGTTCTAGTTTGGGAAGGTTGAGGGAAGGAGATGAGAGGAAACGGAGGGAAGTGGAAGGAAAGAAACGGTAGCTAATGGAGGAGGTGAGACTGCATTTTGCTGATAATCTAAACGCCATTTTTGATCCTCAGCCTCAACAAAACACCATCTCTGGTTTTTGATGTTTGCTTTGCGAGAGAAAAAAAGGGTCAATTTCTTTACAAGGTCCCTGGTATTTTCAATTCTTAgatcaatatatattttaatttcattaaataatttaatgcgACGTGATTCATATATATTACCTTAGCATTTTTTTGTTATGGTATCGGATTTTTCGagtaaaaaattgattgaatcaattaaaatagataaaaaaattggttgaattaattgaatcaaattttataattttataataattttaattttatgcatttttaaatgatttatttgatttaaacTAGATGTATCCGACAAACCGAAAACAGATCCCTTACTTAATTCAACTATGAGTTTCATCATTTAAAAAAAGTACAATATCTATCCAAGAGTAAAAAACCTcaaataaattatatcaaattactTTTAATGAAATCAATGGAAAAAGTTAAGCTAAGGGGTAAAAATATACTGttcagaaagaaaaaaatatagtAAAGGTGCCAAATCCGTGAAAAATGGATAACACAAGGATCTTTTATAAATTTGGCCAAAATGGGCTGGCTTTCCTATGTGGCAGCATGTGAAGCACGCCACGTGGGTAAGGATGAAGCGGTTGCAGATATAGTATAGCCCACAGCGCTTTGAAACTAATCAATCAAACACTGGAACTCAATCATCAATGGCGACTGCAACTTCTTCTTCTACTTGCCAATTCTTGACTCATTTTGGGTCTCCAAGACCTCATCCAATTATCTTCTCTCCCATCTCCAAACAGACCCATTTTCAACCTTACAGAATCATAGCTAATGGTTCACTCCGAAATAACTACTTCTCTCCAACTCCAACAATCTCCTCCAATTCTCCACTGCTAGTAAAAGCTCAAGCTTCCGTCAACGGAGAAAGAGAACCCATGGTTCCTCCTTACAATGTTCTTATAACTGGCTCAAGCAAAGGTTAGTGAGGATAATCTGTAGAATGAACTTAAATAAGCAAATGTAGAAGCATTTAACTATTCTCTCTGTGAGAAAAACTATGAAAGTAATTTATTGGTTTCAGGAATAGGGTATGCCTTGGCGAAAAAATTTCTGATAGCAGGTGACAATGTCATAATTTGCTCAAGATCTGGTAAGACTTCTATTGCTTTATCTCATTTCTTATCAGCAAAGCCATTATGCTGTATTGCAATATACCTATTATATAACTGGCTAAAGTTGTATACTTTTTGTTTCATGTGattaatatatatgtaatgaaaAAGTATTTGTTACCTTGAAGATATTAAAGGGTACCAAACAGCTATGTTGCTTTGATTCTTATTAGAAAAGTTGAATATGCTTGTGTTGGATAGCCAGagagaattgaaatttttttcgtGTATTATTTTTCCTTGAACATATTGGGGAGAGCTTTATCTTCTGGTTGGAGGAACTACTAATACAATTGGTCGTTTCTCCCTTTTGTATTTTGTCTTGTCCTGTTGGTTTTCCCAGCCTTCAGTTCTATTGCTGGAAATCATTGGTAAGGAATAAGAGTTGAACACAAAGTTAAATTAGAGTATAACTTTGAACGTTTGTTTAATGATATCAAATTTGATGCAGTGGAATGTTTGCTATTcttgaataatatttttatcatctttccacCAGTTAATTAGCTTTGTAATACTGCTTGAAATTATGTGTTGAGTTTGCATCACTTGTACTTGATTATCACGCTATGTGATGAATCATCAGAAAGTAGAGTTATGGTCAGAAAGCTAATTGGAAATTGGAATTGAGTGACTAGTTTTGCACTGATATTTTGACAGCTGAACGGGTGGAATCAGCTGTTAACAACCTCAGAGAAGAATATGGGGAACAACGTGTGTGGGTACATCTGCTATGACATTTTCATGACTTCCAATTCTTCATGCATGCTTGCGACTTCATTTTCCATGCATAAATTTTCTCTAATTTAAGCTTGTTGCTGCTTTGAACAAATCTCTTTCACAGGGTACTCAGTGTGACGTTAGAGAGGCAGAGAGTGTGAAGAATTTAGTTTTATTTGCACAAAAGAACCTGGGGTACATCGACATATGGGTATTTATGTCTTATCTTGGTCCCTCTACTTTATATTTTGGTGGAAAATTTCCATCCGGAGAATAACTCTGATATCTCTGGAAACTCACAGTCTAGCTTGTTACATGATGATTTATGAGATCTGTTAGATGTTCTTGATGAATAGGATTCAACAAGCAGCTGCTTAGGAGAATTGTGTTGAAGATGAGTTCTTATCTGGTCTTTcactttttaacaaaattttttgaatttaattttaagaatagaTCATATTATCAGCGAACAATAATAAAGTTTGTAATCAAGgaatgaatattaaaaaaaaatcatgactATGAGTTGATGGGTTCTTTTAGTTCTGCCACTGGAAACAGCCTTGAAAATTAACGTCTACTGTGTCACAACATGCAAATATTTGTTTGTTTGGTTTAAGCCACAGAACCTTCCATCGATGTTTGTTGCAATAAAACATGATGCTTTTAAGATCAAAAGTCCACTGCTAGGACATTTTCCATTCGAACTTGTACTAAAACATTAATGTTTGCTGCTGCACATGTTTTTCATTTACCTCAAAGCTGGGTTTTATATCATGGCACTTATTTGTGTGACATGTCTTTATCAATCCCCAAAGAGATTTCCTTTTTTCatttgttgccttaattgattttgatgtctTATGCTCTTTTCTGTACAAAgctttgcatattactctggcaATGCTTCTCTTCCTTTGTTATAATCTTGCTCTACGTTGAGAATGATGCAGATTAATAATGCAGGATCCAATGCCTATAGTTATAAACCATTGGCAGAAGCATCAGATGAAGATCTTATGTGAGCTTGCATATAcaatcttttttttccctttttgttcTGTATCCGTTTTTGGTATGTTGTTCCAATGATTTATAATTTGGGTTGTCCTTATGCAGTGAAGTTGTTTCTACAAACACCCTTGGGTTGATGATTTGCTGCCGAGAGGTaaaaacaaattttcatttttcttgcttGGATTGTTTTAGTTCTGTTCTGATGCATATAGTTGTCTCTCAGGCCATCAAGATGATGTTGCAGCAGCCTCGAGGTGGTCATATTTTTAACATTGATGGAGCTGGTTCAGATGGAAGACCAACCCCTAGGTATTCCTCTTTTACTTAATTGCTGTACTGTAGCCCGGAAATATTGGGAGCTGTTTTGTTTAATTTCTAGTTAATTCTTCTTGGATAAAGTGCAATCAATTTTCTGGAAGTTGTTTTATGGCTTTATCTATCAAATACAGTTGCATTTACTAGTTAAAGGGGCTTTCCGAATGGGAAATTTCTACTATCATAGTTGATGTCCTGATTACGTGTTCTTGTTGAGAATAAATACTGCTGGTAACAATTTTATGGTCATCAACATCAGAGGAAGCGGTGTGAATGAGTATTCTGCTCATGCTTGATCCTTTATCTCCTGAATTTCTTTTGGGTGAATTCCTACCTgaacttttttttccctttcccgAGCTTGTGTTTGTTGTTGCCTAGAATTTATGCGGCTTGCATTATTGCTGCCGAAATGAGTCAAAATTTGTGCTGTTTCTTCCAGTAGTTCATGAATACATTGATAGTTACCGTGTGAAGTTCTTCATCAGCCTATTCAACTTGTTCATTAAGAGTTTAATTTGATGAAACCAGGTGAAAAATGTGAGTGCTTtcattctttgttttctttatgtTCTGATGGAAAAACCAATCTTGGATCTTCATTGATGCTTTAAATGGATAATTCAGTTCTATGTTTCTTTTGGTTATGG
Coding sequences within it:
- the LOC107915741 gene encoding pentatricopeptide repeat-containing protein At2g13420, mitochondrial, encoding MAFRLSAKCSLTSSISYRFFPSTSLRFLSSPSLNLPKLEPSNEADTLSQILLAHHNPFHFMESSLQIHGVSLTPFLLHQTLLRLQHSSKIALSFFLFSKSLPPSPSPLLSTSSYNLIIDILGKVRQFDVVWQLILEMDQSDVSPDPSTFMILIRRLIAAGFTRQAIRAYDDIGCFVTAGTDTDSQNESFCFCFLLDTLCKYGYVKVAVEDFNKRKSGFRVDSKMYTILISGWCKIGRIDKAERFLKEMIERGMEPNVVTYNVMLNGICRRASLHPDERFDRTIRNAEKLFDEMRQRGIEPDVTSFSIVLHVYSRAHKPELTLDKLKYMKEKGICPSVVTYTSVIKCLCSCGRLEEAEKVLGEMVSNGISPTAATYNCFFKEYRGRKDVNGALNLYRKMKEEKLCDLSLHTYNILLGMFMKLDRIDVVKEIWNDVKGSTPGPNLDSYTLLVNGFCEKEKWIDACQLFVEMIEKGLLPQKVTFETLYKGLIQSNMLRTWRRIKKKLDEESITFGSEFQDYHFKPYRR
- the LOC107915739 gene encoding chlorophyll(ide) b reductase NOL, chloroplastic isoform X1 gives rise to the protein MATATSSSTCQFLTHFGSPRPHPIIFSPISKQTHFQPYRIIANGSLRNNYFSPTPTISSNSPLLVKAQASVNGEREPMVPPYNVLITGSSKGIGYALAKKFLIAGDNVIICSRSAERVESAVNNLREEYGEQRVWGTQCDVREAESVKNLVLFAQKNLGYIDIWINNAGSNAYSYKPLAEASDEDLIEVVSTNTLGLMICCREAIKMMLQQPRGGHIFNIDGAGSDGRPTPRFAAYGATKRSVVHLTKSLQAELQMQDVKNVVVHNLSPGMVTTDLLMSGATTKQVDHTSYPSPVSSVFKRNFLIFCHFQAKFFINVLAEPAEVVADYLVPNIRSIPASGSWKPTYIRFLTGLKAYSQIFSRLAFGARRNRYVLED
- the LOC107915739 gene encoding chlorophyll(ide) b reductase NOL, chloroplastic isoform X2, whose product is MATATSSSTCQFLTHFGSPRPHPIIFSPISKQTHFQPYRIIANGSLRNNYFSPTPTISSNSPLLVKAQASVNGEREPMVPPYNVLITGSSKGIGYALAKKFLIAGDNVIICSRSAERVESAVNNLREEYGEQRVWGTQCDVREAESVKNLVLFAQKNLGYIDIWINNAGSNAYSYKPLAEASDEDLIEVVSTNTLGLMICCREAIKMMLQQPRGGHIFNIDGAGSDGRPTPRFAAYGATKRSVVHLTKSLQAELQMQDVKNVVVHNLSPGMVTTDLLMSGATTKQAKFFINVLAEPAEVVADYLVPNIRSIPASGSWKPTYIRFLTGLKAYSQIFSRLAFGARRNRYVLED